One genomic segment of Bradyrhizobium diazoefficiens includes these proteins:
- a CDS encoding GlsB/YeaQ/YmgE family stress response membrane protein: protein MYISNEGLLVILFVGLVAGWLAGKVVRGTGFGIIGDIAIGIAGALVASFLFPKLGIRLGTGLVSEIVYSAIGAVILLLVVRLVRGGGRF from the coding sequence ATGTACATTTCCAACGAAGGCCTGCTTGTCATCCTGTTCGTCGGCCTCGTCGCCGGCTGGCTCGCCGGCAAGGTGGTGCGCGGAACCGGGTTCGGCATCATCGGCGACATCGCGATCGGCATCGCCGGCGCGCTGGTGGCGAGCTTCCTGTTTCCGAAGCTCGGCATCCGTCTCGGCACGGGTCTGGTGTCCGAGATCGTCTATTCCGCCATCGGCGCGGTGATCCTGCTGCTGGTGGTGCGGCTGGTTCGCGGCGGCGGCAGGTTCTAG